Below is a genomic region from Equus caballus isolate H_3958 breed thoroughbred chromosome X, TB-T2T, whole genome shotgun sequence.
CATAATTTCAGCAGGGAAGAACTAAAACCTCATTTTGCTTAGAACTCTCCTGGTCTAATAACAGTTGCAGATGGATTATTTGCACTGTTTAGGAACTAGCTCTTTCAAGCACTCATACATACCACTTACTATAAAATCAACCAATATgttaattaaaatagaatatcaaTTTATTAAAATGGTACCCCAAGGACCTCAAATACACCCTATTTTGTTTCGCTGATGTGGGAGGTCAGTTATTTGACCTGGTGGTAGTGAGCTGTTCTGGAAAATTGCCTTTTTTATTTAATGAGGAGTAAAGTCGGCCAGAATGACCTCTAACGCTTTTTTCCCTGCTGTTAAAGTTTTCAGCTTAGCAGCTTTTCAGTGTGGCTTTTAGAGGCTTGGCATCCCCACCCTTCAGCTTGAAATCTCCCCTTTACCATTGTGCCAAGTGATGCAGGCGTTCCAGTTAACTGGAATGGTCTTgagaataattgaaaaaaaatctgtagttCAGACTCTTCGCTAATTCATACTGGTTTTTGCCCCCAAAGAATCCAAATGCCTGTGGGTTCATTGGGCTTCAAACCCAATATTTAAGAATCATTGCAAAGTACATATTTTTGAGTTGTTGATGCTTAAAAACTGAAAGCAGAAAACTCTTCTGGGCCTCAacttcctcacttgtaaaatggaatCGAAATCCTTTCCTGCTCTGTTTTATTAATTATGCTATTTATGAAGATGATGACTATATTGACATACTCTCTCAGAAACTGGctacctttctctctcccccattttttcttccttcctcccctcctcctttccctctttcccctcttcctttctttcttcttcctcccctccttccctccttctttcccttctacCTTTTGTTTGGCATTTTCACCATTGCAGACATATTTTTTTGTGCTTGAAGTGTGAGAGTTTTGCCTTTGAATCTAAACAAATCTTTGGGCTCACTTTAGAATTTTCTGCTCACTGTCAGGGACTTCCTTGGTTAGGATGGTAACTGTAtcctctttaaatatttcttttttcctctagaTCAACTAGTTTTTACTTTACCAGGAGGATCACTACATCCAAATATGGATCTTCGTAACTTGTTCCAATTTTTTATCATTTCCGAACTGAGGCCAGCTGAAGCCATCTTGACAAATCTGAGCAAATATCAACATTCCTGGGGACTAATCCTATTTCCTAAAAGACTCTGAAAGGCTGTTCTTTAGGCTAGTTGGCCCAAACATGTTTTGGGCGAAGAGATGGGAAATTAAGTCATGAGAAAAAAACCTGACGGAAATCCGGCATGGCTGAAACCTGAAAGTGGGTTAGCTGGAGACAGTTGTGAGGGGTGGGGAGCTACGAGTGACCACAACTGTCTGAACCAAGCAGAAAAATGATGGGGCCTGAGAGTTTGCCAGTGGCCCACTCTGTGAGCCCTGTGGCAATCACATGGCTCAGACGAGGAACCTTGGTTCCAGGCTGATGGTTCTTACTTAAGGTTTGTGTGAAAGGCTGCAAACTTCTGACTGGAGAGGGAGCATGGAATGAACTACCAGGGAACCCTAGGCTCACTCTGGCCACAGCAACAAGCCCTTTGCCCTCTCCTGATTCCCTGGCCTACTCGAGGCCAAGTGATTCCAGTTTCCATCAAAGGCTGGACAAGGGGGCAGGCAGAGAACGTCACTGTCCCTGTAGCACAACCCTGGTCCTGATACAAGAGCCTTCACAGACCTCAATGGGCAAATCTCTGAATGCTACAGCTAGTCCCCACCACAAGAGcctctcctcaaatcccccagTGATGACGGCAAGGCCCACGAATGGACACGGCTCGGGGTGGGGCGGCCTGTTGCAGGAATCCATTCCAGGGCTGGGGGATAGCCGAGGCTGGCTCAACACCCAGGGTTGGCTGTGGAGCCAACATTTCTCACCCAACCAGAGCTGACATCTGAAGAGAAAAGGGCATTTCCAGATACAACAAAGAGGACTTCGTGCTTGAGGTTTATAATGTAAATACAGGCTCCAAATGCCTTCCTTTCTACCTATACGTCACTCAGCTGTAAGCACTTGGTTCTAAAGGGCAAACTGAGAATTCTATTCCCTCAAAGCCAGATAAGCAGCAGCTCTTCCCAGTATACTGTGAAGACAGGGCCCCTGCCGGCTGGTGTAGAAAGGCTGCCTGGCGCTGCAGGAGCAGCAGAAACAGCCACAGACGTGGTAAGCAAAGACATCAGGTGAATGCGAAATGCTAGTCCCTAGGCACATTTGTGTTGGTTGTTTCTGAAACTAGTATACACACGCCAGGCTCAGGAAACGTGGTCAGAAAGCCACAATGGGAGTACAAATGGAAGAAGGCTGCAGCATGTAGAAGCTGGAAGGATGGAGGCCGACTGGTGCCGGAGGATGGGACGAGTTAGCCTGACGAGGAGCAGCTATTCGGTTATTTACTATCGTGTCACACtttgaaaaagacattttaacaacacgggaaaagagcaggagaaagaaaatccATTCTAGGTGTATGGTACAGGACCAGCTAAAACTGTAACCCTAGACACGGAGAGCCTGGTAATAAAAGAACAGTCTCCCAACTGCTTTTCCTCCTGCTCGTGTTCACAGTAACAGCTGGATACATACTAATTGcaagaagtgaaagaaagagcTTTAAGTTTAAAAGCAGGCATGCCATAATCAGTCTCTCACCAGCGCAGTTTCAGACACAAGTGTGATGTTCCACCTAGCAGGTCTATTTTAAATGTACACTCACAGTTCCTCATTTGTGTGGGTGGCTTTATGCTGTCAGAGAAGAGCAACGCGCTGTCTCTCCTGCCAGCTGCATTGCTTCCATCCATCAAGAAATGGCATCAACAGGGACTCTCAGCATTTGAGCTGGATCACTTTctgttgtgggggctggcctgtgcattgtgggatgtttagcaatGTCCCGGGTCTCAatccaccagatgccagtagcatcccctcccccagctgtgacaaccaaaagtgtctccaggCACTACCAGATGTTCCCTGGGGGGCACGATCACCCCCAGTTAAGAATTATTGGGCCAAACTAACAAGGaatcactttctcttcccttccccactccacTCCCAGATATCTCTACCCAGGGCTGGGGACAGTTATGAGACATCTCCTAATCCACCCGTAATGgactttcctctccttctgagtGGCCTTCGGTCACTGTTTTGACTTGCAAGACTTTCAGTCATTCAGAACAATGCTCTTATTGCCCTTAAAAAGAAGGTCCTTTCCAGCTAAATtctgggagggggcggggaggaagccggtaaattttccttttagagacatttgtctgtttttgtccaTGAAAAGTTCGGACAGCATTCTACACACCCAGGGCCTCTGTGACCTGGAAGGGGGCCTCGGGTCCTTGAAactcacctccccaccccctctctttgccacatttttacaaatgaagaaacgaAGGTCTAGCcggggaagtgacttgctcaaggtcatacataTTCCTAATCCTCTTTTTATGGGGCACGGACCAATATGGTTCTTCTTTGCCCAATATGCCCGAAGAGCTTAGTCTCTAAACTCAAACAACTTGTAGTGCTTTACAGGCAACAATTTTGACCAAACCATGCCAGTTAAGGaatgcaaattttttaaatgatagaagACTGCAACCAATTAGtgcaaacaaacatttattgtgaaATATTCATCCTACCCTTTATTAGGTATTACATCATCAAAGCACTTTGTGGCAATGAAAATAGCTTTTTTACCCCTCTGATTCACCCAATATTCCATTAAAGCTGCAAAAAATGTGCAATCTGCTTGAAAAATAGGTTgctcttatttattcatttgtgaaaagtcaaaaattaaaaaagaaaatgatactaGCTTACAGGGCCTCTACagccaatttaccttcccacttCCCAACTACTCCCCCAAATAATTAACAaagataatttgttttaaatgccTTTTTATAAAACCAATGCACCTTTCCCCAtattataatcataaaaattttaaaaagccattattTACTTTCTTGGAAAAAAGGTGGCCAGCCGTTGTTTTTTGATTGGGAGCATGTGTATCTCCTGGGAGTTCACTTTCTTTAACTTTATGCTCCGGTTTTTGACAGGTTTCCTAAGGGACTCCATGTTCCCCATGGCCTCTTCTCCTTGGCTGTTGATGTCATAGCCCTGAAGCACGGAGTCTTCTCTTTTGAAGGAGAAGTTTTTGGTGGACACGCCCGAGAGGCCTTTGATCTTGCCACAGAAGACGGCAGGTACAGCGTCTTCCACCGAGACAATCACCTTGGCCACCTGGGACTCGCTCCCAACCTCAATGTTATTTTCAGCCTTGACCTcgctgctgggctggctgggctgGCTGAGTGGTTCGGCAGTGTCGCTGCTGCCCATGTGGCTATCCATCATGGCTGAGGCCTCACGGGGCGTGGCAGGGCCAAAGGGCATTTCCATGCTGCCGGGAAGTTTCTCCATCAGGGTGTGACCTGGGCTGTCCACTGACCCACTGCTGTCATAAAGTGTCTCAGGGAGAGGCTCAGATTTCCGGTGGGCTGCCAGTGACAGGTCTAGGGCTGCATCTTCCTGACAGATCGGGGGACTGACTTCGCCAGTCTTGAGCCAGGGCACTGACTTCATGGAGAGATCCAGGGCCTCGTTCTCACTCCCCATCTTGATGACTGTGTGGCGGCTGAGCTGGAAGTACTCCCTCGGCTGGATGATGTCAAAGGGCTTTAGTTCCTCCTTCTCTAGAGGGGTCTGGGTGCCTTTAAAGGGGTGCAGGCCAAAGGATGATGGCGCCTTGGGGAAGCTGGGGCTGAACTTGGATTCAGAACTCTGAGGTACGGGGATGGGGATGGGAATGGGGACTGGAACAGGCAAGGGCACGATCACAGGGTAGGGCACCAAGAGGGTGGCCGGTGGGACCAGAGGGGACAAGGGGGAGTTAAAAGGCTGGGGGGGCACAGGGGCATATCCAGGGGGAGGCTGACAGGGTGGGGGGCCGAGAGCACCCTGGGAGGGAAACAAATTCTGGAGCACAGCTTCAAATGGCAACGTGGGCTCCTGTGGCTGGCTGGGGATCCGCAGGtccaggagctggggctgggcctcGGGGTCCTCGGCTCCCTGAAAGAGGTTGTTGTGGATGGCACTGGAGGAGCACGGAGCCTCCTGTGGCAGGACCAGAGGGGAGTTGAGGTGCTGGAAGACGTGCTGCTCCAGCACCACAGGCAGCTGCACGGGGCCCTGCGTGGTCATGACGTAGGTGGCATTGCTGTTAGGGTTGAGCTCTGGTGCGGAGCTTCCCTCCACTTGCATGTGAATGGGCATCACCACCGGGCTCTCCCCGAGGCACAGGGGCTGGAGCACGGTGGCCGCCACCTTCAGAGCCATGCCACTCTGGGACTCGGCTGGGGGGTTCAGAATGGATGGGGCCGGCACGGTCACCAGGGCCTTCTTTACCAGGTCAGTGGAGTTGATGTTCCAGGCCTCAGTGGTGATCAGCTGGGCCATGCCATTCTCTAGTCTGTTATTGGCCAAGGCCGGAGAGGAGTCGGTCATGTCCATGGAGAGGTTCTGAGACTGCAAATCGTCCATCACTCAGCTCCGATGCCACTCGGCCTGCAACACAGAACACACAATGTGAAACTTCCGTCCGAGACTATTTATAATGGCCTTCAGAGCTCTCTCCACATCTTTTATAAGTTTCCATATCTTAGTTCACCAGGGGGCACACCTATCTCTATGTATACATACGTGTTATGGATATTTCctaatatatacaaacacaccCATATGATCAGCTGTGCGTGGAGAGCCCCAATTTAACAGATGATTAAGCTATAAACACAGATGATGTAATGACTAAATAGCCAAGTGAGGTTAAACAGAGTATTTTTAAGCCTAATACTCAGCTTATATGTTTAGCCTTCAACAAAAACAAAGTTTCATTCCACATTGCTATATCAGACAGTTAAGATATGCAGAGTTTTGACTTGTTCAAATTCAAATAGGCAGCAAAGACTTCCTttccttcaagaaaaaaataaaaccctgtcACATTAGAATATTCTGTGAAAATGGAAGGGGGCCATCCCAATTatggaaagcatttaaaaaactCTTTGTGGCAGTAATTCTTCCAAAGAGGCTTGATGAGAGGAATGGCACTGCATTTACACAAGAGTCATTACAGTTGTCTCACTGTCTCCCTCCCACCAGCGACATCCCCTTTCTTCCCAATAATAGGAAAATCCCCTCCACGGAGCAAGGCCAAGATGGGATAACTTGTATGAGTGATCACCAGGTCCAGTGTCACTTTCCCCAATCAGCTCATCTGTCTGACCCGTGACCTCTCCTAACTTCTAGCTGTCAGGAAGAGAGGATGTTGACTACTCTAGGGCTGGGGAAATGGAACACTTGTTGGAAAGAAGCATTCTCAAAGGTGAGATAGGCTTTCTTGATGTCTGTGGCACCTCTGGCTGCCTCCTGAGAGGCCAAAGGAACCCAACTTGggtgcttcctggaggaagcagggcTGCAGCCGTGATATGGCTCTCCATGGAAACACGTCCATATTTAGCCTTGTTACCATGGAGAAGGCAGGCACCATGTCTAACTCAGGGATCTGTGCAGCCCTGGAGTCTGGTTGGGCTCAATAATAATTCAATAATCCTCAGTCTCACTGGGCAGGCCTTAGGCAGCTCCAATTCTTGACCTCACCTGTCTGAGCAGTCTAGACGTTAGTCCTGTGGTCATCTCGGCCTCCTCTCCTCGCCCTCAAATTACCAACACAACTTCCAAAACAAGTAAGGGAAGCCACCCGCACATGGTGggagtagaaataaataaatgagggctCACTACAGGAAGGCAGCTTTAACAAATGAAGAACTCTGTGATATTTCCAGACAATCAAAACGTGTCAAATGCAAGAAACAAGGAGTTTCTCCGAAGCAGGAGAAGGATGCTGTGCAAACAATTTTGTGGGCAAGGACTAGTGGGTGACACCCTTGGTAGGGTGTACTGTGGTGTCCCTGAGGGAGGGCTCCAGAGCCTGGCTCCCTAGGGCTAGGGtgccctctggaaaccaccaagtGACCCAACATGCTGGCCAATAATAACCTTGGGGCACAGTAGAGAGGCAGCCTGCCCCCAGGGAAGCTCAGGGGGCTTGCCCCAGATGAAGGGCCTGGTTTTTCCTGAGAGGAGCGCTTTCTGATTCAGCCCAGAAAACACCATGCCTTCAAtacaccattcattcattcttgcatgcatgcattcattcattcacccaatcAATTAATTTGCTGAATGCCTACTGCATGCCAGCACTTTGCTAGGGTCTGGAGATGCTGTCATGAGCCACACAGACAAAGTTCCTGCTTTCATGGGGATTATAGCCTAGTCGGGGGCACTTGTCTTTGATCAGACAGAGATTTGCTAGCATGAGAAGGCATCAAAGTTCTGCAAGGAGAGGCATCAACATCAACAGGACAAAGCTTTGTTGGCCACTTGCTCGCAGCTCTGTGAAGGTCCTGGGAACCTAAAGCCTCTTCCAGAAGGGTCTGCCTTGTCCCTCACAGTGGCCAGAACTCTCAGGGAGGGGTGAGAAAAGGTTGAAGGTAAGCTGAGGTGGGACTGGCGAGGACAAGGACAGCAATGGTCAGAGAAGGCACCTGCAGCCACCCATCTGAAGTGGCTTCTGATGGCCTGCGAGGGAACTCACTGCGAGAAGTCAAGACGTGATCTGTGCCATCTTCGGGCTTCCTGTGGGTTTAGGAGCATCCAGCAGTGAGACTCCTTTCTTATAACGGGCTGCACTATCCACACTTCCAGGTGACAGCCtcactccctctctgcctcccacctccccccactcccaccaaGGGAGAGAAGACAAACTTCTCAGTgtctcccctcctgctcctggcaCATGCCTGCAGCTCAAGTGCCAGCTCTCATGTCTTCCTGGAAACCTCACTCCTCTCCCTTGCTGGCCCTGGTTCTAGGCCTGCTACTCCCCCAGAACCTTCCTGCTCAGAGTGTGAGGAGGGGACCTCACCAGGGTGGGGTGCCTCCCACAGGCCCCTGGTCCTCTCACAAATGGCTGGAGCTAAAACTCGTTGAGCATttgctgtgggccaggccctCTTCTGAGAATGCTAAGAACTTTCTATCCagtgcctcatttaatcctcagaacaaccctaCGAGAGGGGTCCTAaaattatgcccattttactgatgagaacaCTGATTCCCTAGGAAGGTTAGATAACTAGCCCGAGGGTACAATGAGGCTTGGATTAGAGGTCAGGGTCAATCCCAGGCTCTGTCTCCCTGTGGGAGCTGGGAGGTCCACACTCGTCCATGCATTTTGTTTCTTGGCAAGAGCTGTCCCCTTCAAGGCTGAGTGCATATGCCTGAAGAGCTGTGCAAGAGAGAGCACTCGAGCGTAAGATTTCTTCAAAGTTGTGTCCAGATCCTTTCCAGAAAATCATGGAACGGTTGgctcattctcttttctccaccagAGCCCTCCTCTGTCCCTCTCACTGGGGAAGGAACCGAAGGGTTGCAAGAGTTCCTATCTTTGGGGAGTGCAGCCCAAAGCAGCTAAGGTTCTGTTATGGAAGGGCTAGGAGGCCTCCACCCTCTCAGCCTCAGCCTTCCTGAGACAGATATCACATGGGTGGGAAGGCATCTGAGGACCCATGAGTTACAGGGAGGCCCTCAGATCCCCTGCTCGGGCCTCAAGTCTctgggaacaggactggggcaaaagggaaagaaaggaagcccTGGGCTAAAATCTCACTTCCACCTCCTGCCACATGACAGCTTTGGACCTGCCTGATTACTCAGCCAAAGTAGGCCCCGTGAgcacccccagccccttccctagGGAGCCACTGGCCCGCTGAGATGAGGCTTGCACTTCCTCCACCACGGACTGAGTACCAGCTCCCCACCAGGTACCATGACCAGCCTCCCCTTGTCATTCACCCTGCCATCAGGCATCCCAACTCTGGGTCAGCAGCTAGGGCACCTGAGGGTGCCCAGTGCGAGCAGCGTGGGCATCGCTGCTGCAGGAGCCAGTGCTGGAAGCCCCAGCTCTGATGCCCTGGGAATAACAACCAGCTCATGAGATGAGGGTTCAAAGGGCAGGTCTTTGTCTTTGAGGACGAGCCAAGAAGCCAGATAACGACTGATTAGCAAGGGCCCGGGGACATCTTCAAGTCAAGGAGTGTGACAGGAGCCACCAACTAATGCTGAAGTTGAGGGAGCGTGATTTCTTCAGAGGTGACAGGGAAcgttttgtttgggtttttcaAAACATCATTTGCCAATGGGTTTAAATGTGGTCACTCGTCCATTCCATCTGTGCCCATTATCACTGGGGGCATGGGTGGGGGTCGGTAAGCGAAGGCAGTGTGGCTGGGTGGGCAGTGGGCAATCTGGATCTGCAGGTCGCTGGAGACCCTCACTCTCCTGGGCGTTGGCCAGTTGCTGGGGCTGGAGGGCTGGAGGCTAGATGGAGACTCTGGGGAAAAGTTTCAGGGCCCGGGGcagatggggaggtggg
It encodes:
- the RAI2 gene encoding retinoic acid-induced protein 2 gives rise to the protein MDDLQSQNLSMDMTDSSPALANNRLENGMAQLITTEAWNINSTDLVKKALVTVPAPSILNPPAESQSGMALKVAATVLQPLCLGESPVVMPIHMQVEGSSAPELNPNSNATYVMTTQGPVQLPVVLEQHVFQHLNSPLVLPQEAPCSSSAIHNNLFQGAEDPEAQPQLLDLRIPSQPQEPTLPFEAVLQNLFPSQGALGPPPCQPPPGYAPVPPQPFNSPLSPLVPPATLLVPYPVIVPLPVPVPIPIPIPVPQSSESKFSPSFPKAPSSFGLHPFKGTQTPLEKEELKPFDIIQPREYFQLSRHTVIKMGSENEALDLSMKSVPWLKTGEVSPPICQEDAALDLSLAAHRKSEPLPETLYDSSGSVDSPGHTLMEKLPGSMEMPFGPATPREASAMMDSHMGSSDTAEPLSQPSQPSSEVKAENNIEVGSESQVAKVIVSVEDAVPAVFCGKIKGLSGVSTKNFSFKREDSVLQGYDINSQGEEAMGNMESLRKPVKNRSIKLKKVNSQEIHMLPIKKQRLATFFPRK